One Podarcis raffonei isolate rPodRaf1 chromosome 18, rPodRaf1.pri, whole genome shotgun sequence genomic window carries:
- the SCAMP4 gene encoding secretory carrier-associated membrane protein 4: protein MAEKVNNFPPLPKFIPLKPCFYQNFADEIPIDHQTLVRRIYHLWIFYCITLGVNLIACLAWWIAGGSGANFGLALLWLLAFSPCGYVCWFRPVYKAFRSDSSFNFMAFFFVFGAQFVLTVIQAVGIGGWGACGWLAAVTFFGTSIGAAVIMLIPAIMFTFSALVMLVCLLRVHRLYRGGGGSFQKAQDEWQTGSWRDPPSREAQFSNFSGNSLPEYPTVPNYPPGGRWP from the exons ATGGCAG AGAAAGTCAACAACTTCCCCCCGCTCCCCAAATTCATCCCGCTGAAACCGTGCTTCTACCAGAACTTTGCCGACGAGATTCCAATCGATCATCAGACGCTGGTGAGACGGATCTATCACTTATGGATCT TCTATTGCATCACCTTGGGCGTCAATCTCATCGCCTGCCTGGCCTGGTGGATCGCCGGCGGTTCCGGGGCCAACTTCGGCTTGGCGCTTCTCTGGCTCCTCGCTTTCAGCCCCTGTGGTTACGTCTGCTGGTTCCGGCCGGTCTACAAAGCCTTTAG GTCGGACAGCTCTTTTAACTTCATGGCTTTCTTCTTTGTCTTCGGAGCCCAGTTCGTCCTGACCGTCATTCAAGCCGTCGGCATCGGCGGCTGGGGAGCGTG CGGTTGGCTTGCGGCCGTGACGTTCTTTGGCACGAGCATCGGCGCTGCCGTGATCATGCTCATCCCGGCGATCATGTTCACGTTTTCGGCACTGGTGATGCTGGTTTGCCTTCTGCGG GTCCACCGGCTTTACCGCGGCGGCGGCGGAAGCTTCCAGAAAGCTCAGGACGAGTGGCAGACTGGGTCGTGGCGGGACCCCCCGAGCCGGGAAGCtcagttcagcaacttctctggGAACAGTCTCCCGGAGTACCCGACCGTCCCCAATTACCCTCCCGGAGGCCGGTGGCCGTGA